A window of Ovis canadensis isolate MfBH-ARS-UI-01 breed Bighorn chromosome X, ARS-UI_OviCan_v2, whole genome shotgun sequence contains these coding sequences:
- the LOC138930639 gene encoding melanoma-associated antigen B4-like, translated as MEKLYTVCKNKTWSAGVQPQWIQGIRRVDGVGVRKTGPRCLPLCPHALVIHNLCHHASEAQEQVTCPCEIPPGPGDTKYPQEAQTCASAAPKEECPSSPSSVSQASPPSSPATGDHQELQGAMAPSSPNAEPSCAGSDEGAQDPEEESAGASQESSATQSLLIDPLARKASMLVEFLLDKYTKKEPISQHALLKVVGRKYRQYFPEILSRASERMELVFGLELMEVDRSRNIYALINKLNLGDDEGLSDENCLPKSGFLTVLLGNIFMKGKLTTGEEVWEFLSMLGIYAGRRHWIFGEPRRLITKDLVQKKYLKYRQVPNGDPLHYEFLWGPRACVVTNKMKVLEVLGKIHDTVPTSFPDLYDEALRDQSERAGLRGAARAPTMTEACAPSRAKSYSSSHI; from the coding sequence GGGCCCTCGTTGCCTGCCACTCTGCCCACACGCGCTTGTGATCCATAACCTGTGTCACCATGCCTCAGAGGCACAAGAACAAGTAACATGCCCGTGTGAAATTCCACCAGGTCCAGGGGACACTAAGTATCCCCAGGAGGCCCAGACCTGTGCTTCTGCAGCCCCCAAAGAGGagtgcccctcctccccctcgtCTGTCTCTCAGGCTTCTCCCCCGAGCTCCCCTGCTACTGGAGATCACCAGGAGCTTCAGGGAGCCATGGCCCCTAGCTCTCCCAATGCAGAGCCTTCCTGTGCAGGATCTGATGAAGGAGCCCAGGACCCAGAGGAGGAAAGTGCAGGTGCCTCCCAGGAATCCTCTGCCACTCAGAGCCTTCTCATAGATCCTCTGGCCAGGAAGGCCAGCATGCTGGTGGAGTTCCTGCTAGACAAATACACCAAGAAGGAGCCGATCTCGCAGCATGCCCTGCTGAAGGTCGTTGGCAGGAAGTATAGGCAGTACTTCCCTGAGATCCTGAGCAGAGCCTCTGAGCGCATGGAGCTGGTGTTTGGCCTGGAGCTGATGGAAGTCGACCGTAGCAGGAACATCTACGCTCTCATCAACAAGCTCAACCTCGGGGATGATGAAGGTCTGAGTGATGAGAATTGTCTGCCCAAGTCTGGTTTCCTCACTGTGCTCCTAGGGAATATCTTCATGAAGGGTAAACTCACCACTGGGGAGGAGGTCTGGGAATTCCTCAGTATGTTGGGGATCTATGCTGGGAGAAGGCACTGGATCTTTGGGGAGCCCAGAAGGCTCATCACCAAAGATCTGGTGCAGAAGAAGTACCTGAAGTACCGACAGGTGCCCAATGGTGATCCTCTGCACTACGAGTTCCTGTGGGGCCCGAGAGCTTGTGTTGTGACCAATAAGATGAAGGTGTTGGAGGTACTGGGCAAGATCCACGATACGGTCCCGACTTCCTTCCCAGACCTCTATGACGAGGCTCTGAGAGATCAGTCGGagagagcagggctgagaggcGCGGCCAGGGCTCCAACAATGACTGAGGCCTGTGCCCCTTCCAGGGCCAAGTCCTACAGCTCCTCCCACATCTAG
- the LOC138930640 gene encoding melanoma-associated antigen B4-like yields the protein MPRRHKNKFHTRRKRHQLWGDTQEAQASAAAASKEECPSSPSSSPQGSPLSSPAAGDRQELEGAMAPSSPDAGPSCAGSDEGAQGPEEESAGASQAAPATQSTCKDPLARKARILVEFLLEKYTKKEPITQNALMKIVSKKYRQHFPEILSTACERLELVFGLDMKKVDRSRNIYTLISKLNLGGNDCPSGEGGLPKSGLLMVLLEIIFINGNRATEEEIWEFLSMLGIYAGRRHWIFGEPRRLITKDLVQKEYLNYRQVPNSDPPRYEFLWGPRACAETSKMKVLEVLAKFHGRVPSSFPDLYEEALRDQAERAGLRGAARAPPMAEASAASKAIPAAPPTFRDRAGHFVPFVLEESSQAPKYCRVVRVEGRKPISSYSFK from the coding sequence ATGCCTCGGAGGCACAAGAACAAGTTCCATACCCGCAGGAAACGCCATCAGCTCTGGGGGGACACTCAGGAGGCCCAGGCCAGTGCTGCTGCAGCCTCAAAGGAGGagtgcccctcctccccctcttcttctcctcaGGGTTCTCCTCTGAGCTCCCCTGCTGCTGGCGATCGCCAGGAGCTTGAGGGAGCTATGGCCCCTAGCTCTCCTGATGCAGGGCCTTCCTGTGCAGGATCTGATGAAGGTGCCCAGGGCCCAGAGGAGGAAAGTGCAGGTGCCTCCCAGGCAGCCCCTGCCACTCAGAGCACTTGCAAAGATCCTCTGGCCAGGAAGGCCAGGATACTGGTGGAGTTCCTGCTGGAGAAGTACACCAAGAAAGAGCCCATCACACAGAATGCCCTGATGAAAATCGTCAGCAAGAAGTACAGGCAGCACTTCCCTGAGATCCTCAGTACAGCCTGTGAGCGCCTAGAGCTGGTCTTTGGCCTGGATATGAAGAAAGTCGACCGTAGCAGGAACATCTACACCCTCATCAGCAAGCTCAACCTCGGAGGAAACGATTGTCCGAGTGGTGAGGGGGGGCTGCCCAAGTCTGGTCTCCTCATGGTGCTCCTGGAGATCATCTTCATAAATGGTAACCGCGCCACCGAGGAGGAGATCTGGGAATTCCTCAGTATGTTGGGGATCTATGCTGGGAGGAGGCACTGGATCTTTGGGGAGCCCAGAAGGCTCATCACCAAAGATCTGGTGCAGAAGGAGTACCTGAACTACCGCCAGGTGCCCAATAGTGATCCTCCGCGCTATGAGTTCCTGTGGGGCCCGAGAGCTTGTGCTGAGACCAGTAAGATGAAGGTACTGGAGGTTCTAGCCAAATTCCACGGTAGGGTCCCTAGTTCCTTCCCAGACCTCTATGAGGAGGCTCTGAGAGATCAGGCAGAGAGAGCAGGACTGAGAGGTGCGGCCAGGGCTCCACCCATGGCTGAAGCCAGTGCTGCTTCCAAGGCAATTCCTGCAGCTCCTCCCACATTTAGGGACAGGGCAGGGCACTTTGTTCCCTTTGTGTTGGAAGAGAGCAGTCAGGCTCCTAAATACTGCAGAGTAGTACGGGTGGAGGGAAGAAAACCCATATCTTCTTACAGTTTTAAATGA